A single genomic interval of Deltaproteobacteria bacterium harbors:
- a CDS encoding glycosyltransferase has protein sequence MNSGTIDCSIGIMAYNEEANIGRLLEAVLGQNLSVCRLGEIYVVSSGCTDRTEDIVRDFMKKDERIRLLVQKERKGKASAINLFLSHARGDVLFVESGDTVPEPDTLEKLARPFLDDGVGMTGGRPVPVNGRDDFIGYAVHLLWNLHHRIALRHPKLGELVAFRNVVGEIPVNTAVDEASMEAIVREAGLRLEYVGDARVLNKGPENVGDFLKQRRRIAIGHLHLKNKQGYSVSTTSLKNTLAALAAETEWGVRTVAWTLGAVLLEAYARASGSFDFFIRKRNPFVWDIAESTKNVSGS, from the coding sequence ATGAATTCAGGAACCATAGATTGCAGCATCGGGATCATGGCATACAACGAAGAGGCGAACATCGGCCGTCTCCTGGAAGCGGTTCTCGGCCAGAATCTCTCGGTCTGCCGCCTCGGGGAAATCTACGTGGTTTCCAGCGGGTGCACCGACCGAACGGAGGATATAGTAAGGGATTTCATGAAAAAGGACGAAAGGATCAGGCTTCTTGTCCAGAAGGAAAGGAAAGGGAAGGCTTCGGCCATCAACCTGTTCCTTTCCCACGCAAGAGGGGATGTACTGTTCGTGGAAAGCGGCGATACCGTGCCGGAGCCCGACACCCTTGAGAAACTCGCCAGGCCTTTCCTCGATGACGGTGTGGGAATGACCGGAGGCCGCCCAGTGCCGGTCAATGGAAGGGACGATTTCATCGGTTACGCGGTTCATCTTCTCTGGAACCTCCACCACAGGATCGCGCTCCGGCACCCGAAGCTCGGCGAACTGGTCGCTTTCAGGAACGTGGTCGGGGAAATCCCGGTAAACACCGCGGTGGACGAGGCGAGCATGGAGGCGATCGTCAGGGAGGCGGGATTGAGACTCGAGTATGTCGGAGACGCGCGGGTTTTGAACAAGGGGCCCGAAAACGTCGGCGATTTCCTGAAACAGCGCCGCAGGATCGCCATCGGGCACCTTCACCTTAAGAATAAGCAGGGATATTCCGTATCCACCACCTCGCTGAAAAATACCCTTGCCGCCCTGGCCGCGGAGACGGAATGGGGAGTGAGGACGGTGGCCTGGACCCTCGGCGCCGTGTTGCTCGAGGCTTACGCAAGGGCATCGGGAAGCTTCGACTTCTTCATCAGGAAAAGAAATCCGTTCGTATGGGACATCGCCGAATCCACGAAAAACGTATCGGGTTCCTGA
- the hypF gene encoding carbamoyltransferase HypF — MRIRGIVQGVGFRPFVYNLAMEHGLFGYVLNNSSGVLIDVEGGKPLVDEFILRVRTRPPPLAVIFDMQVRELEPAGYEEFTIKASDGDEEKFVPISPEIATCPDCLEEIFDPSDRRHRYPFTNCTNCGPRFTIVKDIPYDRKFTTMDPFEMCPQCRAEYENPMDRRFHAQPNACPACGPRLSLFHRNGAPVRVPDVLAESCRLLKEGAILAVKGLGGYHLACDALNEEAVTLLRSRKYREYKPFAVMVRDVDAARRICEVGEEEEKLLTGIQRPIVLLRKRPDCPTAGNVSPNQKFHGLMLPYTPLHHLLVRESGLVLVMTSGNLSSEPIVYKDDDSMEVLKGIADYYLLHDREIHIRTDDSVCRVWRGQGTMLRRSRGYVPFPLLMPFSFRERILSCGAELKNAFSLTRGNFVFMSHHIGDLENLETFTSFEEGIRHFKRIFNIEPTAVAYDLHPEYLSTKYAHSLDGIRKIGVQHHHAHIVSCMGDNGIGGEIIGVSFDGTGYGTDGKIWGGEFLVCDEKGFRRAAHFEYFPLPGGEKAIKQPWRIAAALLDGIYGDGMFDLGIDFVKDIDRGKWAVIRKMIERGLNSPLTSSAGRLFDAVSALLGIRKEIHYEGQAAIELEMAALEDAGSYPFRLRGEGDGYAIVLEPLIREMIADLQKGTACGILSARFHNTMTEIVLHVCRKIREESGLDRVALSGGVFQNTLLLERAHDLLRKDGLSVFIHHRVPPNDGGIALGQSIIAEALIAAGQ, encoded by the coding sequence ATGCGCATTCGGGGAATAGTTCAGGGAGTAGGTTTTCGACCGTTCGTCTACAACCTAGCGATGGAGCACGGTCTGTTCGGCTACGTCCTCAACAACTCGTCGGGGGTGTTGATCGACGTCGAAGGCGGAAAGCCGCTCGTCGACGAGTTCATCCTGCGTGTCAGGACCCGTCCTCCACCCCTGGCGGTCATTTTCGACATGCAGGTGCGCGAGTTGGAGCCGGCCGGCTACGAAGAATTCACCATCAAGGCGAGCGACGGGGATGAAGAGAAGTTCGTTCCCATATCGCCGGAGATCGCCACCTGTCCGGACTGCCTGGAGGAAATCTTCGATCCTTCCGACCGCAGGCATCGCTATCCGTTCACGAACTGCACGAATTGCGGGCCGAGGTTCACGATAGTGAAGGACATACCCTACGACCGGAAATTCACGACCATGGACCCGTTCGAAATGTGCCCGCAATGCCGCGCCGAATACGAAAATCCCATGGACAGGCGGTTTCACGCGCAGCCGAACGCCTGCCCGGCGTGCGGCCCCCGGCTTTCCCTGTTTCACAGGAACGGCGCCCCGGTCCGGGTTCCCGATGTACTTGCGGAGTCCTGCAGGCTCCTCAAGGAAGGCGCCATCCTGGCGGTGAAGGGATTGGGAGGGTATCACCTGGCTTGCGATGCGCTGAACGAGGAGGCGGTGACCCTGCTTCGGTCGCGGAAATACAGGGAGTACAAGCCGTTCGCCGTAATGGTGAGGGACGTCGATGCCGCAAGGCGGATCTGCGAGGTAGGCGAGGAGGAAGAGAAGCTGTTGACCGGCATTCAGCGTCCCATCGTGCTCCTTCGCAAGAGGCCGGATTGCCCGACCGCGGGTAACGTGTCGCCGAACCAGAAGTTCCACGGGTTGATGCTGCCGTACACTCCGCTTCACCATCTCCTTGTAAGGGAATCGGGCCTCGTATTGGTTATGACCAGCGGAAACCTGAGCTCGGAACCCATTGTGTACAAGGACGACGACAGCATGGAGGTGTTGAAGGGGATCGCCGATTATTATCTGCTTCATGACCGGGAAATCCACATCCGCACGGACGATTCCGTCTGCCGCGTATGGCGCGGCCAGGGCACGATGCTGCGAAGATCCCGCGGATACGTCCCTTTCCCGCTGCTGATGCCCTTTTCCTTCAGGGAAAGGATCCTTTCCTGCGGCGCCGAGCTGAAGAACGCGTTCTCGCTTACCCGTGGAAACTTCGTATTCATGAGCCACCACATCGGCGACCTGGAAAACCTGGAAACCTTCACTTCCTTCGAAGAGGGGATAAGGCACTTCAAGAGGATCTTCAACATCGAGCCGACCGCCGTGGCCTACGATCTTCATCCCGAATACCTTTCGACCAAGTACGCCCATTCCCTCGACGGCATCCGGAAGATCGGTGTGCAGCACCACCATGCACACATCGTAAGCTGCATGGGAGACAACGGAATCGGCGGTGAAATCATCGGAGTTTCATTCGACGGAACGGGTTACGGGACGGACGGAAAGATATGGGGCGGGGAGTTCCTTGTCTGCGACGAAAAGGGTTTCCGAAGGGCGGCGCATTTCGAATATTTCCCCCTGCCTGGAGGCGAGAAGGCCATAAAACAGCCCTGGAGAATCGCCGCTGCGCTGCTCGACGGCATATACGGGGACGGCATGTTCGACCTCGGTATCGATTTCGTGAAGGATATCGACCGGGGGAAGTGGGCCGTCATCAGGAAGATGATCGAGAGGGGGCTGAACTCGCCGTTGACGTCTTCCGCCGGGCGCCTGTTCGATGCGGTCTCGGCGCTGCTGGGCATAAGAAAGGAAATCCATTACGAGGGCCAGGCGGCGATCGAACTGGAAATGGCGGCGCTGGAAGACGCGGGATCCTATCCGTTTCGCCTGCGGGGGGAGGGGGATGGATATGCGATCGTGCTGGAACCGCTTATCCGGGAGATGATCGCCGATCTGCAAAAAGGAACGGCCTGCGGCATACTCTCAGCCAGGTTCCACAATACGATGACGGAGATCGTGTTGCACGTCTGCCGGAAAATCCGGGAAGAGAGCGGTCTGGACAGGGTGGCGTTGAGCGGCGGGGTGTTCCAGAACACACTGCTGCTGGAGCGTGCCCACGACCTTCTTCGGAAAGATGGGTTGAGCGTCTTTATCCATCACAGGGTTCCGCCCAACGACGGCGGAATAGCACTCGGACAATCCATCATCGCCGAAGCCTTGATCGCGGCGGGGCAATGA
- a CDS encoding B12-binding domain-containing radical SAM protein yields MRILFAIKDLASTDMLGIMYLSSMVKQDGHEVGIVDLEYGKFKDRIEDFKPAIVGYSIATHNRHAYLELNRRIKKNFDVLSVFGGPHPTYFPDIVNEDGVDAICVGEGEHAFREFVNAHERGDDISKIENWHVKRNGTVLKNPVRRLIEDLDSIPFPDRDLFDIPGRERRNTQSFISSRGCAFACSFCFNESLNRLYHHKGRVVRVRTVGNLLDEIREVMQRYPVDFVNFLDNVFVWTEEWGENFADRYSAEIGVPFFCCVQPRHLTEKMIVDLKRAGCLSVGMGVEAADDYILDKILNKKVSREKILNVARMVKRHGIRLNTYNMLGLPASTLEKEIETLKLNIDIRPDFAGSTIYDPMPGTALAEKAREMGLLENRTETTMDGTHSVLAFQDREDTRKRENLARLFPLAVEFPLMLPVVRYLMKLPLTGLYNYFYRMLEGYCSYFRLFPRKMNWRVFLKNIYYHLHHDRA; encoded by the coding sequence TTGAGAATACTTTTTGCCATAAAAGACCTCGCATCCACCGACATGCTGGGAATCATGTACCTGTCATCGATGGTGAAACAGGACGGCCATGAAGTGGGGATCGTGGACCTGGAGTACGGCAAGTTCAAGGACAGGATAGAGGATTTCAAGCCGGCCATCGTCGGCTACAGCATCGCGACGCACAACCGGCATGCGTACCTGGAGCTGAACCGCCGCATAAAGAAAAATTTCGATGTCCTGTCGGTGTTCGGAGGTCCTCATCCCACGTATTTCCCGGATATCGTCAATGAAGATGGTGTCGACGCGATCTGCGTGGGCGAAGGGGAGCATGCCTTCCGAGAATTCGTGAACGCCCACGAGCGCGGCGACGATATATCGAAGATCGAAAACTGGCATGTGAAACGAAACGGAACGGTCCTGAAAAACCCCGTCCGACGGCTGATAGAAGACCTCGACTCGATCCCGTTTCCGGACAGGGATCTGTTCGACATCCCCGGGAGGGAACGCAGGAACACCCAGAGCTTCATTTCTTCAAGGGGTTGCGCTTTCGCATGCAGTTTCTGTTTCAACGAATCGCTGAACAGGCTCTATCACCACAAGGGAAGGGTGGTTAGGGTAAGAACCGTCGGAAACCTGCTGGACGAGATAAGAGAAGTCATGCAACGTTATCCTGTCGATTTCGTGAACTTCCTGGACAATGTCTTTGTTTGGACGGAAGAGTGGGGAGAGAATTTCGCAGACAGGTATTCCGCGGAAATCGGAGTCCCGTTTTTCTGCTGCGTCCAGCCGAGGCACCTTACCGAGAAGATGATAGTGGACCTGAAGCGCGCAGGCTGCCTGAGCGTCGGCATGGGAGTCGAAGCGGCCGACGACTACATTCTCGACAAGATACTGAACAAGAAAGTGTCGAGGGAGAAGATCCTCAACGTTGCGAGGATGGTCAAGCGGCACGGGATCAGGCTCAACACATACAACATGCTCGGTCTGCCGGCGAGCACGCTCGAGAAGGAAATCGAAACGCTGAAACTCAACATCGATATCCGGCCGGATTTCGCCGGGAGCACGATCTACGATCCGATGCCCGGAACGGCGCTTGCCGAAAAGGCAAGGGAGATGGGACTCCTGGAAAACAGGACCGAAACGACGATGGACGGCACCCACTCCGTTCTTGCTTTCCAGGACAGGGAAGACACGAGAAAGCGGGAAAATCTCGCCAGGCTCTTTCCGCTGGCGGTGGAATTTCCCCTGATGTTGCCGGTCGTGAGATACCTGATGAAGCTTCCCCTAACCGGACTCTACAACTATTTCTATCGCATGCTGGAAGGATACTGCAGCTATTTCAGGCTATTCCCGAGGAAGATGAACTGGCGGGTCTTCCTCAAGAACATCTACTATCACCTGCATCACGACCGGGCTTGA
- a CDS encoding radical SAM protein translates to MNVLLVQPAATDRGFIHLGLGFIAASLEERGHKVGIVDLGLEGESRKDIARLVRKAAPDAVGITALTPTYPGALSVADIVKELFPKCPVVFGGTHSSVLTDEVLGNSTVDFVIRGEGETAMPDLLETLVSGGEIGDVAGVSYRRDGKVRHNAPRPLIQDLDTLPPIPWHLFDMDRYTGILHGKRAVGISAARGCPYNCVFCYRGPAAGKTIRVWSPERVVREIRRAREMIGVNSFHFWNDVFTYDKRWVESFCGLLSVENIKIEWDCQTRADLINEDVLGRMKDAGCTAVMLGVESGSNEVLENMEKGLTKDKIREGFRLLHKVGFETTATFTLGLPWDTRETIPETIEFAKEINPNFAMFYVAVPFPGSPLWSICREKGISLSQDWANYRILPFEFDIRNMVPVFDTAKLSVEELGRFLKTAQIEFQLGRLKKGQVLRGLKNIKDIFSLLFMRSRSIRKLAGMFWRVFVDLFLFLKQKLFPGIRKAS, encoded by the coding sequence ATGAACGTTCTGTTGGTTCAACCGGCGGCAACGGACCGGGGGTTCATCCATCTCGGGCTGGGCTTCATCGCCGCGTCCCTCGAGGAACGCGGACACAAGGTCGGTATCGTGGACCTGGGACTCGAAGGGGAGTCGAGGAAGGACATCGCCCGGCTCGTGAGGAAGGCGGCCCCGGATGCCGTCGGCATCACGGCGCTGACGCCCACATACCCCGGGGCGCTTTCCGTCGCGGATATCGTCAAGGAACTGTTTCCGAAGTGCCCGGTGGTGTTCGGCGGGACGCACTCCTCCGTGCTGACGGACGAGGTGCTCGGGAACTCCACGGTGGATTTCGTGATCCGGGGCGAAGGCGAAACCGCCATGCCGGATCTCCTGGAAACACTGGTGTCGGGAGGAGAGATCGGAGATGTGGCAGGTGTCTCTTACCGGCGCGATGGAAAGGTTCGACACAATGCGCCGCGTCCCCTGATCCAGGACCTGGACACCCTGCCGCCGATCCCCTGGCATCTCTTCGACATGGACCGTTACACGGGCATCCTGCACGGGAAAAGGGCGGTGGGCATATCCGCCGCCCGCGGATGCCCGTACAATTGCGTTTTCTGTTACCGGGGGCCTGCCGCGGGAAAAACAATACGCGTCTGGAGCCCCGAAAGGGTCGTCCGCGAGATACGGCGCGCCAGGGAGATGATCGGCGTAAACTCCTTCCATTTCTGGAACGATGTGTTCACCTACGACAAGAGGTGGGTTGAGTCTTTTTGCGGGCTTCTCTCCGTCGAAAACATCAAGATCGAATGGGATTGCCAGACACGCGCGGACCTGATCAACGAGGACGTCCTGGGACGCATGAAGGATGCGGGATGCACCGCCGTCATGCTCGGGGTGGAAAGCGGGAGCAACGAGGTTCTCGAAAACATGGAGAAGGGGTTGACGAAGGACAAGATCCGGGAAGGGTTTCGTCTTCTCCACAAGGTGGGATTCGAAACCACCGCGACGTTCACGCTCGGGCTTCCCTGGGATACGCGGGAGACGATACCGGAAACCATCGAATTCGCGAAGGAGATCAACCCGAATTTTGCCATGTTCTACGTGGCGGTCCCGTTTCCCGGATCCCCGTTGTGGAGTATTTGCCGGGAAAAGGGGATATCGCTGTCGCAGGATTGGGCGAACTACAGGATCCTTCCGTTCGAATTCGACATCCGGAACATGGTTCCCGTGTTCGACACCGCGAAGCTGAGCGTGGAGGAACTGGGGAGGTTCCTGAAGACCGCGCAGATCGAATTCCAGCTGGGAAGGCTCAAAAAAGGGCAGGTCCTGAGAGGCCTGAAGAACATCAAGGATATCTTTTCGCTGCTTTTCATGCGCAGCCGTTCGATCAGGAAGCTGGCGGGAATGTTCTGGAGAGTCTTTGTGGACCTGTTCCTGTTCCTTAAGCAGAAGTTGTTTCCCGGAATCCGAAAGGCATCCTGA